In Campylobacter sp. RM16187, the DNA window GAGATCTGGTAGCTTTTAGCAGGCTATCATCCTCTTCTTCGTCAGCATCGCCTACGTTTGCAAGGTTATAAATTTGCTCCGTTGCACTATCTTCTATAAAGTCATGCACATCATCTGTCGTAATACGTCCTAAAAGCACACCTTTGCTATCAACTACAGGTATAGAGTTCAAATCGTAGTTTTGCACTCTGTCTACGACATCCTCTATAGGCTCACTATCCATAGCTACGTGTGGCTTATACTTATCCTCTTTGTTTTTTTGAATGATCTCTTCAAGAGTTTTATTAAAATCAAATAAGATCAAATCTTCAAGCGGAATGGCAAATTTTAAAATTTGATCGTCATCTATTATAAAAAGCTGAGAAACGTTTTCCAGCTCACCATTTTCCTTTTGTTCTCTTAGTCTATTAACGGCTGTTTGCAGTTTTTCTTTTAAATTCGCGCTAAAAAGCTCCGTCTGCATATATGCACCGGCTTCATTCTCATCGTAGCTTCTAATCCTTAAAATTTCCTCTTGATCATCTCTGTCAAGACTATCAAAAACCTCTTTCGCCTTTTTTTCGTCAATATCCTCGATATATTCTAAAAGCTCTGCAGCATCGTCACTCTCTAGTTCTTCTATAGCCTCTATAATCTTATCCGTAGGCAGAGTCTCGATAACATCTTTAAGCATATGATCAGGAAGCTCTATCGCAACATCACCTAAAATTTCAGGTTCAAGCTTCTCTATATACTCGGCAAAAAGTTCCTCGTCATGCTGCCTTACAATCTTTAGATGCTGGGCTATATCAGCGGGACTCAGCTCCTCTTCGATAGTATCGTTTAAATGCGAATCTATGAGCTCTTTGGCTTCGGCTAATCGATCATTTTCATTCATTTTAGTCCTTAAAATTCCACAAAGTTATCAAATGACTCTTCTTTTTCCGATACTACTTCTTTATCTAAATATTTTTTTATTTTAGAGTCATTTTCAGCCATAATCTTTTTAAATTCAGCGCTTACAGAGCTCTCTACACTACTCTTTTTTACTTTTAGCATATTTTCCGGATTTATGGCCTTTTGATTTTTATACAATCCAAAATGCAGATGTGGTCCGGTACTCATTCCGGTATTTCCTACGTAGGCTACAAGTTGATTTTGCTTGACTTTTACACCTGATTTTATGCCCTTGGCAAAACCATTTAAATGCGCGTACAAGGTCTCATATCCTCCACTATGCCTTATTATCAGAACCTTGCCGTATCCGCCCTTTCTGCCTACAAATTTTACTGTTCCATCGCCCGCGGATTTTATAGGAGTACCTTTAGGTGCACCATAATCAACCCCAAGATGAGCCTTATATCTTTTTAATACTGGATGATACCTCTTAAGTGTAAAAGGCGATGTTATGCGTGCATTTGCTATAGGTCTTATGAGAAAAAATTTATCATTTTGCCTGCCGCTCTTATCATAAAATTTATTCTCAACTCTATATACGGCATACTTTTTTTTGTTCACCTCAATCATTGAAGAGTGAATTTCAGGCACACCAAAAACTCTACCAAGCCTTCTTTTTTGAGTGTAAACGATGATAAGCCTATCGCCTTTTTTAATCTTTCTAAAATCCACCTGACCGCTCATAGCAACGCTAAAAGCATTTGCAAGTGCTACATTACCGGTGTGATCTAAAATATCTTGATATGGAGAAATATTTATCTTGATGCTTAAAACTAGATCTTCTATCTGATATGATATTGGAGTTAACTGCACTTTAAATTTATCATTCACATCTTTATATATTTGAATTTGAAGCTCTTCGTTTATAGGGATTAAAACCTGTCTAATGCCGCCCTCGTCATCCCTTAAAATTTGATATTTTACGCCTGCCATTATCTCGCTTACAGCTTCTTTATCCTCTCTATCCAAATTGTAATAGATAGATAAAGGTATAAAGTTGCTTTCAAGGAAGGTTAAAAATGTAGCGCCATTTGGCCATATAAGCTCTTCTACACTAGGTTTTGCGGCAAATAGCTGTAAAAAAAATGTCATAAATAATATTATTTTTTTTACCATAAGCTCCCTTGGATAAAGAATGGATTTAATTATACTTTGAACTTACTTATATTTTGCAAAACTAAAGCGGTTTTAGGCTATAATCCTTTAAAATCTTAAAAATTTAGGAGAAAATTTGAAAAATATAGTAGCTTTTTTAGTTATTTTTATATCATCTTGTTTTGCGGCACAATTTAGCATGAATGAGTATAATACTCCGCTAATAGAAGCAAAAGACGGATACGGCACAATAATAGACAGCCCTGATATAGTTGTCGGCTCAAGTGGTATAGTAATGCATAATTTTGGTCTGTCAAAAAGATCAATAATAGCTCGTGCGAGTGTAACAGAAAAAAGTGGTGGGTTTGCCAAAGTTCGCTTTGAAGTATTTGACTCTTTGGAGCAAAAGGCTATGCCAATACCCGGAATTCTTCCTGCAAGAGGTGATACTATCATACTAAACTACTTATATAACCGTTCTTTAATAGTAGTTCCAAATAAGGAAATTTATGATGAAGTAGTAAACTCTTTTAAAAGCATGGAGTTTATACATCCTGATATTGTAGGCTCATATTTAAGCTACGAATATAAGCCAAATCCTAGTCGCAACGACTTTCGCAAAATGTGCTCTCAAAGTGCGGCCGGACTAATATTTATAGCGATGAACAACGAAGCCTTGTTTGCAGATTGTCAAAGCTTTGAAGTTTTAAAGAGATTTAAAAGCGGTTCGGTAAGCTACTATCAACTACCGTTTTATACTCGCGTTAAAGACATAGATACCGTATTTTGGAAATTTGGCTCAAGTAAAATAAGCGACTTTGATCGCCACTACAAATCACTTTTGAAAGAGAAATAATGGAAAAAAGACATATAGATTTTTTTACTAGACTACTAAATCAAGACAATGCATATTTTGATAAGGCGCACCTGCTTGCTTACAGCTATGACGCAACAAGAAAGCGCCATCTACCGGACGGAGTGCTTTTCCCAAGGGACGAGAGCGATGTGAGTGTTATTTTAAAATATTGTAACGAAAATAAAATTCCTATAATCGCACGCGGAGCTGGAAGTGGCTTTACTGGAGGCTCTTTGGCTATAGATGGCGGTATAATTTTAGCCTTTGAAAAGCATATGAATAAAATTCTTGAAATAGATATGCAAAACATGGTTGCAGTAGTGCAGCCTGGCTGTATAAATATGGATTTACAGCGAGCGGTAGAGGCAAAAGGGCTATTTTATCCGCCAGATCCTGCTAGTCAGGACTACTCTACCATAGGCGGCAACGTAAGTGAAAACGCAGGCGGCATGAGAGCAGCCAAATACGGTATTACCAAAGACTATGTAATGGCGCTTAGAGCCGTTCTTCCAAACGGAGAGGTTGTAAGAGCGGGCAAGCGCACTATAAAAGATGTCGCAGGATATAATATTGCTGGTATTTTAATAGCTTCAGAGGGCACTCTTGCTGTAATAACCGAAATTACCCTAAAGCTAATCGCAAAGCCGAAATTTAGAAAAACCGCTATGGGTGTATTTGACAGTGTAAATTCAGCCATGAATGCCGTATATAAGACCATGGCTGCCGGAGTAACACCTGTGGCGATGGAGTTTTTGGATAATCTAAGCATAAGAGCTGTGGAGAGCAAATTTAATAAAGGCTTGCCTACAAATGCGGGCGCGATTTTAATAAGTGATGTTGACGGCGATATAGAGGCCGGTTTAGTGCAAGATCTAGAGATAATACAAAAGGTATTTAAGGAAAACGGGGCTAGCGATTTTAAAGTTGCACGTGATGAAGCAGAAAGAAATGATATATGGTTTGCGCGCAGAAACTGCTCTCAGGCGATAAACATATATGGAACCTTGAAGCTAAACGAAGATATTACAGTGCCTAGATCAAAGCTTCCTGAACTGTTGGAAAAAATTAGCGAAGTAGCGGCTAAATACGGAGTGCAAGTACCTTGCTTTGGACATACCGGAGACGGCAACGTACATACAAACGTAATGGTAGTGGACAAGAACGATCCTGCACAGGTACAAAACGGGCATAAGGCGATAGAGGAAATTTTTAAGATCACCGTTGATCTTGGTGGCACACTTAGTGGCGAACATGGCATAGGTATAAGCAAGGCCGAATTTATGCCACTTGCATTTACAGATGCGGAGATGGCTCTATTTAAGGAGATAAAAAAGGCCTTCGATCCGAATAATATTTTAAATCCGAACAAGATGGGGCTGTAAAACAAATTGAAATTTACAAAAGACGACTTAAAAGCATATATTAAAATCGCATTTAGTATCAAAGATAAGCAGTTGCTTCACTACGCTTCAAGCCTTAGCTTTCATACTATGCTTTCGATTATACCTGTGCTTTTAATCTCGTTTTCGATATTTACTCAAATGCCCAGCTTTAGCGTATACTACGGCAAGATAAAAGAATTTATATTCTCATCTTTACTACC includes these proteins:
- the mgtE gene encoding magnesium transporter yields the protein MNENDRLAEAKELIDSHLNDTIEEELSPADIAQHLKIVRQHDEELFAEYIEKLEPEILGDVAIELPDHMLKDVIETLPTDKIIEAIEELESDDAAELLEYIEDIDEKKAKEVFDSLDRDDQEEILRIRSYDENEAGAYMQTELFSANLKEKLQTAVNRLREQKENGELENVSQLFIIDDDQILKFAIPLEDLILFDFNKTLEEIIQKNKEDKYKPHVAMDSEPIEDVVDRVQNYDLNSIPVVDSKGVLLGRITTDDVHDFIEDSATEQIYNLANVGDADEEEDDSLLKATRSRGVWLLINLFTAIVSSSIIGLFDDTIASYVALAILMPIVASMGGNTGTQALTVTVRRLTLGEIEFKNAKHALKRELGIAFTNGVIFAVLIGIVASFWFDRPMLGVVIGAAMLMNFFFAGFFGTVIPLTLKRFNIDPAVGSSVLLTTVTDVVGFFSFLGLAKWILL
- a CDS encoding peptidoglycan DD-metalloendopeptidase family protein, whose amino-acid sequence is MVKKIILFMTFFLQLFAAKPSVEELIWPNGATFLTFLESNFIPLSIYYNLDREDKEAVSEIMAGVKYQILRDDEGGIRQVLIPINEELQIQIYKDVNDKFKVQLTPISYQIEDLVLSIKINISPYQDILDHTGNVALANAFSVAMSGQVDFRKIKKGDRLIIVYTQKRRLGRVFGVPEIHSSMIEVNKKKYAVYRVENKFYDKSGRQNDKFFLIRPIANARITSPFTLKRYHPVLKRYKAHLGVDYGAPKGTPIKSAGDGTVKFVGRKGGYGKVLIIRHSGGYETLYAHLNGFAKGIKSGVKVKQNQLVAYVGNTGMSTGPHLHFGLYKNQKAINPENMLKVKKSSVESSVSAEFKKIMAENDSKIKKYLDKEVVSEKEESFDNFVEF
- a CDS encoding plasminogen-binding N-terminal domain-containing protein gives rise to the protein MNEYNTPLIEAKDGYGTIIDSPDIVVGSSGIVMHNFGLSKRSIIARASVTEKSGGFAKVRFEVFDSLEQKAMPIPGILPARGDTIILNYLYNRSLIVVPNKEIYDEVVNSFKSMEFIHPDIVGSYLSYEYKPNPSRNDFRKMCSQSAAGLIFIAMNNEALFADCQSFEVLKRFKSGSVSYYQLPFYTRVKDIDTVFWKFGSSKISDFDRHYKSLLKEK
- a CDS encoding FAD-linked oxidase C-terminal domain-containing protein; amino-acid sequence: MEKRHIDFFTRLLNQDNAYFDKAHLLAYSYDATRKRHLPDGVLFPRDESDVSVILKYCNENKIPIIARGAGSGFTGGSLAIDGGIILAFEKHMNKILEIDMQNMVAVVQPGCINMDLQRAVEAKGLFYPPDPASQDYSTIGGNVSENAGGMRAAKYGITKDYVMALRAVLPNGEVVRAGKRTIKDVAGYNIAGILIASEGTLAVITEITLKLIAKPKFRKTAMGVFDSVNSAMNAVYKTMAAGVTPVAMEFLDNLSIRAVESKFNKGLPTNAGAILISDVDGDIEAGLVQDLEIIQKVFKENGASDFKVARDEAERNDIWFARRNCSQAINIYGTLKLNEDITVPRSKLPELLEKISEVAAKYGVQVPCFGHTGDGNVHTNVMVVDKNDPAQVQNGHKAIEEIFKITVDLGGTLSGEHGIGISKAEFMPLAFTDAEMALFKEIKKAFDPNNILNPNKMGL